aaaaattGGATGGGgatctatatataatacattaaGACCAactataaataaaattacaCATATGAAATTTGAAAACCCAAAAAATTCAGATGAATATTTCAAAAAGTATTTTAAGGCACttgaagaagaaataaCAGTAGGTTTAAGAAACTTGATGGAAAAATGATTGgatcaaaaaaaaaaaaaaaaaaaaaaaaaaaaaaaaaaaaaaaaaaaaaaaaaaaaaaaaaaaaaaaaataaaaaaaaaaaaaaaaaaaaaaaaaaaaatatatttattttaatatataatttaaaaaaaaaaaaataatataaaaataattaatattaaNNNNNNNNNNNNNNNNNNNNNNNNNNNNNNNNNNNNNNNNNNNNNNNNNNNNNNNNNNNNNNNNNNNNNNNNNNNNNNNNNNNNNNNNNNNNNNNNNNNNNNNNNNNNNNNNNNNNNNNNNNNNNNNNNNNNNNNNNNNNNNNNNNNNNNNNNNNNNNNNNNNNNNNNNNNNNNNNNNNNNNNNNNNNNNNNNNNNNNNNNNNNNNNNNNNNNNNNNNNNNNNNNNNNNNNNNNNNNNNNNNNNNNNNNNNNNNNNNNNNNNNNNNNNNNNNNNNNNNNNNNNNNNNNNNNNNNNNNNNNNNNNNNNNNNNNNNNNNNNNNNNNNNNNNNNNNNNNNNNNNNNNNNNNNNNNNNNNNNNNNNNNNNNNNNNNNNNNNNNNNNNNNNNNNNTcatataacaaaataaaatttatagaatatatatatatatatatatatatattaatacttAATGAAggttttaaaaaaaaattataatatttatatcagaacaaatatgaatagaaaagaaaaaataatattatgatcttttttttttttttttttttttttttacaatacatttttaaaatatattaatatatacatgtaaGTATAATAATTTGATATAATCGATGTTAAAAGataacataattttttttttatagcaatatttttaatattattttttatattacatttttaattattatatatatatatatatttataaatatatatgtatatgtatatttatatttattttatttttttttttatttgtttttttaataaaagtgtaccaaattatatacacataatGTGAACAGTGgatatatatctatatatatattatatatatattatatatatattcacatatatatgatattttaattatatctattactattattattatatttttattttatttttttatttttttattattttttttttttttttttgttaatatattataggaatgcaatagaaaaaataatatatatatatatatatatttatatttatttatattggAAACAGAAaccttttatatttatatttttttacaaacacacataaattattttagcaataaatattactaaaattttataaaaaaatatatatatatatatatatatatatatatatatatattatcatattaatattattcttacttttttttttttctttttaaaattttaattcGTGTGatcatttgttttttttatttgtcTTTTTCTCTAATgttacataaaaatataataataccttgtattttcatttttttatcatactaaggtaatatttttcaaaaaaagTTTCGTTCTACAAATCGAAAATATGTAGTATGTAGCACATTAGACCAtcataaattatttttccattatattcaatataatttaattttttttttcttcatatatattttaatacattatactaaatattatatatatatatatatatatatatatgatcatttttttaatttataagtttttaaagaaatattcttatatatatttatatatttataaaatatgaaggaaaaaaattgtaagtagatcaaattattataagaGGTTTttgtgaaaaaaaaaaataaaaataaattaaaatacaAATGTATGCATgtttcatataaaataatatataaaattaagaGAATAcaaatcataaaaaaaaaagaaaaaaaaaaaaaaaaaagaaaagatatattaaaagagaattttttttttttttcgtatAATACATAggtattaatattaaataaaaataaaataaaaaatacatatatacatatatacattcaTATTCACATTCACATTCACATTCACATTCACATTATCCTTAATTGTAACCATTCCATAGATTGtattttaagaaaaaaataaaaaataaaatgtcatagttaaaaataaaaacacaTATTTATGGTCTTTCATATATAgagttatatataaacataaaaaatatatatatatatatatatatatattttttttttaaatattatatgtttttatttaatatgcAAGTAATATTCGTTCATTCGTTGacatttaaaatatttactGTATTATTGATTTTTATACTACCTTCTTATTGctttataataaaagatagtaaaataattaatgaTACATGGAGATATGAAAATAAGGAGAATACAAATAAGATAGGGTCATATAGAAAAAAACTTAGACATAATGTTAGTgtaaataaagatataaaagaaaatgaacATATTATGTCATCATATGAAAAtgagaaatatataaaaaagcTATTAGAAgattatgaaaaatataaaattacGACATATAGTTCAgaatatacattttttttcccaGGGCAAGGTGAACAATATATGTCTATGGGATTagatacatataataattataaagaatgtaaagaattatataatgatgcaagtaaaatattaggatataatttaatggatatgataaaaaatggaccgatagaaaaattaaaaaattcagAAGTAGCACAACCATCTATATATACAGTATCTATGGCTTCattagaaaaattaaaaattgaAAACAATGATGCTTATAtgaaattaaatttatgtATGGGTTATTCATTAGGAGAATATGCAGCCTTAACATGTGCAAATTCCTTATCATTTGAAGATGGTGTATATTTAACAAAAGAACGAGGTAAAGCAATGCAATATTGTTctacattatataatatgacAACTGTTGCTATTGTAGGATTAACattagataatataaagaaacTTATAGAAGATGTTAACTATAAAATGAATgatgatatttttattgttagTTATATgacaaataaaaaatttggTTTATGTGGAAAACCAGAATCTATGGATTATCTTAATACATTAgcaaaagaaaaatataaagcaatatttacaaaaaaattagaaataGCTGGAGCTTTCcattctttttatatgtttcCAGCAAAAGaaacattaaaaaatgttttaaatCAAATAACATTCAAAAAGTTATCCGTACCCGTCATATCAAATGTGGATGGAAATGCATATGATGATCCCGTTATTATTAAGGATCTTTTAATTCTTCAATTAACTAGCCcaattaaaattaatacatgcttacaaaatgttttaaaacATGGTTATAAATCTGGATATGAATTGGGACCAGGTACTATAAATACGAATTTGTTACGAGACATATcaaaaaatacaaaaagggcaattccatatatatgataccatcaaataaataaatattaaattgatatatatatatatatatatattttatcgTATCACCTTATATagttattatttatatatattgcatattaataattaaaaaaaaaaaattttttaaacttACAAATTGACAGCAAAAAgtatgttttatattttaaaggTTTAGTtaaatcatatttttaCGTATTaaagattttttttttttttttttatgtactaaaaaatgaaaaataagAGTAACtttataacaaaaaaaaaaaaaaaaaataaataaataaagaaaatatttaaataaataaataaataaataaatacatgtatatatatatatatatatgtgtgtagGTTACACGTATAACGAAATcgtacaaaaaaaattaaacattagatatacatacatatatatatatttttatatatatatatttttatatatatatatttttatatatatatatttttatatatatatatatttatatatatatatatatatttttatatatatatatgatttaaaaagattaagagaaatttatataaatatttttaccTTATTAAAAATCCTTGCttttcataaaatttttattcgATAACATTCTGTGTACATTTGTATCACATGGACctttttctatatttcGAAGATGCGTAATCTTACTATTGTCATAATCGTTCAActtgataatattaaattttttattatttacattttttgttatatcTTCATTAATTATACTTGTTTTCTTTGGTGCCTTTTCTTTGATCTTATTCAGAAACTCCTGCACAGAATATATGGAATTTTTTTCTGTGTTTATTTGTAATTTgcaatttttttttttttcaattaatatattatcaaatttaaaattatttacaatatttaaaagaatatcTTTTCTATTAAATGGGAAATTTTCCttttgaatattatttgttttattactatattgcttatcattttttatcgtttcttcttttttatgtggataatcataattattatgatcagtaataatattatcataattattattattgttgttgttgttattattactatcaccattatttttgttaGTTTTCATGTCGTATGGGCCataattttgatttttatatctattaaatatttcatttaaacGGTCATGcataatattcatattttgttttttttttaaatataattggtctctttttttaatcgtattattattattattattattattatttaaaagtttatttttatcagAAGTTGCAATATTATGTCTTTTTATTGGTATGGTACCATTTTTATCTTgatatgtattaatatatcgcattttaaataattgttcgtataatttattttttttatcatctttttcttgtttttccttttctttcttttcatattcttttatgttcttattatattccTTTTGTAATAATTCGTCATcaatatattctttttcttcgttgtattcatatatattgttttgtttatattCTACATTTAAATCTTCCTCctgttcattttttttggtttCCACCTCCATATTTAAATCGTTATTAAATGTTTTAagtttattattacatgGGGAAACATAATTATGAATTccattatttttgtattttattccatttttataattttgttgTTGGTCCCTAGGAAACATATTTgaattgtatatataattattatttgtgttactagaattattatagtttccattatattttaatttattttgcATACTTAATagtttttttattttatttacactttcctttattttcttctgTTCCTCttgttcataatataatttattatcttcaaGTTCgaaatcatttttttcataattttctGCAGATGAAAggttatattttatataattatcttttatattatcatcgTTAGGAAGatcatttgtattataattattatttgaagaAGAATGACCTGATGATATTCTGTaagatttatttttttttttaatttttttttttatattatgtattcttaatatttttctttttactaaccattttcttatattatGTTGT
The genomic region above belongs to Plasmodium reichenowi strain SY57 chromosome 13, whole genome shotgun sequence and contains:
- a CDS encoding malonyl CoA-acyl carrier protein transacylase precursor; its protein translation is MQVIFVHSLTFKIFTVLLIFILPSYCFIIKDSKIINDTWRYENKENTNKIGSYRKKLRHNVSVNKDIKENEHIMSSYENEKYIKKLLEDYEKYKITTYSSEYTFFFPGQGEQYMSMGLDTYNNYKECKELYNDASKILGYNLMDMIKNGPIEKLKNSEVAQPSIYTVSMASLEKLKIENNDAYMKLNLCMGYSLGEYAALTCANSLSFEDGVYLTKERGKAMQYCSTLYNMTTVAIVGLTLDNIKKLIEDVNYKMNDDIFIVSYMTNKKFGLCGKPESMDYLNTLAKEKYKAIFTKKLEIAGAFHSFYMFPAKETLKNVLNQITFKKLSVPVISNVDGNAYDDPVIIKDLLILQLTSPIKINTCLQNVLKHGYKSGYELGPGTINTNLLRDISKNTKRAIPYI